The following are encoded together in the Bradyrhizobium algeriense genome:
- a CDS encoding alpha/beta fold hydrolase: MTNVIHISRREREKACVVALHCSLGSGRQWKTLADELGREHPFFAPDISGYGTNSYCAVDLPLTLAEEVRCLNGQLNDAEGPIHLVGHSYGGAIAFKIATCSAFAHRLRSLTLIEPVLPTLLCESDADRRLHARFAQVARDVSEDIWNGSALEAIDMFIEFWNGSGPQDPLPASVRQRMVERADKLAFDFTAAFAEENVATAAASLRVPTLLFSGGLSPFVTQRIVQRLGAIMDGAEIRHLPAAGHMLPLTHALSVNSAIAQHIARADDLAGVPLAGEAAPAEAVSLAEG, from the coding sequence ATGACCAATGTGATTCACATCTCGCGCCGAGAGCGCGAAAAGGCTTGCGTCGTGGCGCTGCATTGCTCGCTCGGCTCGGGGCGCCAATGGAAGACGCTCGCCGATGAACTCGGGCGCGAGCATCCGTTCTTCGCCCCTGACATCTCGGGCTATGGCACCAATAGCTACTGCGCGGTGGACCTGCCGCTGACGCTCGCGGAGGAAGTTCGATGCCTGAACGGCCAGCTCAACGACGCGGAGGGCCCCATCCATCTCGTCGGCCATTCCTACGGCGGCGCGATTGCGTTCAAGATCGCGACCTGCTCGGCGTTCGCGCATCGCCTGCGCAGCCTGACGCTGATCGAGCCGGTGCTGCCGACGCTTTTGTGCGAGAGCGACGCGGACCGGCGGCTTCACGCGCGTTTCGCCCAGGTCGCGCGTGACGTTTCCGAGGACATCTGGAATGGATCGGCGCTGGAGGCGATCGACATGTTCATCGAGTTCTGGAATGGGTCCGGTCCGCAGGATCCACTGCCGGCAAGCGTCCGCCAGCGCATGGTTGAGCGCGCCGACAAGCTTGCATTCGATTTCACCGCGGCGTTCGCCGAAGAGAATGTAGCCACCGCGGCGGCCTCGCTTCGCGTTCCGACGCTGCTGTTTTCGGGCGGGCTATCGCCCTTCGTCACCCAACGCATCGTGCAGCGGCTCGGCGCGATCATGGACGGCGCGGAAATCCGGCATTTGCCGGCTGCCGGCCATATGCTCCCGCTCACCCATGCCTTGTCAGTCAATTCCGCGATCGCGCAGCATATCGCCCGCGCGGACGACCTGGCCGGCGTTCCGCTGGCCGGAGAGGCGGCGCCGGCGGAGGCCGTCAGCTTGGCGGAGGGGTGA
- a CDS encoding DUF805 domain-containing protein has translation MNYLRGFFSFYGRINRLQYAVVMLVGYLGSLAIFALTWPSLHAMGDLGVFTGVANLIVIIWVLFAAMAKRFHDINKSGLSSLLICLPVAGLFTPLVLLFYPGDAMDNRFGRPPVWF, from the coding sequence ATGAACTACCTGCGCGGATTCTTCAGTTTCTACGGTCGGATAAACAGACTTCAATACGCGGTGGTCATGCTAGTTGGATACCTAGGATCGCTAGCCATCTTCGCGTTGACATGGCCCAGCCTTCACGCGATGGGCGATCTCGGCGTATTCACGGGGGTTGCAAATCTAATCGTTATTATCTGGGTTTTATTTGCAGCCATGGCGAAGCGGTTTCACGATATCAACAAATCGGGCCTATCCAGTTTACTTATTTGCCTCCCCGTCGCTGGATTGTTCACACCACTGGTTTTGCTTTTTTATCCGGGTGACGCCATGGATAACAGATTTGGACGACCCCCGGTTTGGTTCTAA
- a CDS encoding LssY C-terminal domain-containing protein has protein sequence MTDTDGAQSPVKPKRSLWKRAAWILLLVVIVYGAVAYLILPFFWTHYEHQKGLAQLPMVTRTGQGIPGDPINVGLVGDTKDVVCAMHAAGWYPADRITLKSSIEIVGSVLLDRPYKDAPVSNLYYLGRREDLAYEKPIGASADQRNHVRYWKVLDSGAEKRPVWLGAATEDRGVGVSKYTAAVTHHISPDLDAERALLAADLETAGMVEAKYQVTGIGPTIAGHNGGGDLYYTDGEIWVLRLVEACKKRDGPAVTIPSPPATELKDQIWAAIAKAVGK, from the coding sequence GTGACCGACACCGATGGCGCGCAATCCCCGGTCAAACCGAAGCGTTCGCTGTGGAAGCGCGCGGCCTGGATCTTGCTGCTCGTTGTCATCGTCTACGGCGCCGTCGCCTATCTGATCCTGCCGTTTTTCTGGACCCATTACGAACATCAAAAAGGCCTCGCCCAATTACCTATGGTGACGCGGACCGGTCAGGGCATTCCCGGCGATCCGATCAATGTCGGGCTGGTCGGCGACACCAAGGACGTCGTCTGCGCGATGCACGCGGCCGGCTGGTACCCCGCCGACCGGATCACGCTGAAATCCTCGATCGAGATCGTCGGCAGCGTGCTGCTCGACCGGCCCTACAAGGACGCGCCGGTGAGCAATCTCTATTATCTCGGCCGCCGCGAGGATCTCGCCTATGAAAAGCCGATCGGGGCCAGCGCCGACCAGCGCAACCATGTGCGCTACTGGAAGGTGCTGGACAGCGGCGCGGAGAAGCGTCCGGTCTGGCTTGGCGCGGCCACGGAGGATCGCGGCGTCGGCGTCAGCAAATACACCGCTGCGGTCACGCACCACATCAGCCCCGATCTCGACGCCGAGCGCGCGCTGCTTGCGGCTGACCTGGAAACCGCCGGCATGGTCGAGGCGAAATATCAGGTCACCGGCATCGGGCCGACGATTGCGGGCCACAATGGCGGCGGCGATCTTTATTACACCGACGGCGAAATCTGGGTGCTGCGGCTGGTCGAAGCCTGCAAAAAGCGCGACGGACCTGCGGTGACGATCCCGAGCCCGCCGGCGACCGAATTGAAGGATCAGATCTGGGCCGCCATCGCCAAGGCGGTCGGGAAATAG
- a CDS encoding class I SAM-dependent methyltransferase — protein MAGQTATAATPIPPAPDLAALKTRQQAAWSSGNYAIVGATLQIVGEELCEALDLKAGSKVLDVAAGNGMASLAAARRWCDVTSTDYVPALLERGQARAVAEGMQIEFREADAENLPFDDNSFDTVLSTFGVMFTPNQDSAAAELMRVCKPKGQIGLANWTPEGFIGQIFKTLGKYLPPPAGAKSPALWGTRARLTEMFDADARAIRAESRLFKFRYRSPAHFLDVFKTYYGPVLKAFAALDPAKQEELHNDLNALIVRMNRSGDGTMVVPSEYLEVVITKR, from the coding sequence ATGGCCGGCCAGACTGCGACCGCAGCGACCCCGATCCCGCCCGCCCCCGACCTCGCAGCCCTGAAGACGCGTCAGCAGGCCGCATGGTCCTCGGGCAACTACGCTATTGTCGGCGCGACGCTGCAGATCGTCGGCGAGGAGCTGTGCGAGGCGCTCGATCTCAAGGCCGGCTCAAAGGTGCTCGATGTCGCCGCCGGCAACGGCATGGCGAGCCTTGCCGCGGCGCGGCGGTGGTGCGACGTCACCTCGACCGACTACGTGCCGGCGTTGCTGGAGCGCGGCCAGGCGCGCGCAGTAGCCGAAGGCATGCAAATCGAATTCAGGGAAGCCGACGCGGAAAACCTGCCGTTCGACGATAACAGCTTTGACACGGTGCTCTCCACCTTCGGCGTCATGTTCACGCCGAACCAGGACAGCGCGGCCGCCGAGCTGATGCGGGTCTGCAAGCCCAAGGGCCAGATCGGCCTCGCGAACTGGACGCCGGAAGGTTTCATCGGACAGATCTTCAAGACGCTCGGCAAATATCTGCCGCCTCCCGCCGGGGCCAAATCGCCGGCGCTGTGGGGAACGCGCGCGCGGCTCACCGAAATGTTCGACGCTGATGCGCGCGCGATCCGAGCGGAATCGCGCCTGTTCAAGTTCCGCTATCGCTCGCCGGCGCACTTCCTCGACGTGTTCAAGACGTATTACGGCCCGGTGCTGAAAGCCTTCGCCGCCCTCGACCCGGCGAAACAGGAAGAGCTGCATAACGATCTGAATGCGCTGATTGTTCGCATGAACAGGTCCGGCGACGGCACCATGGTCGTGCCCAGCGAATATCTCGAGGTCGTCATCACCAAGCGGTGA
- a CDS encoding pyridoxal-phosphate-dependent aminotransferase family protein, translating into MTVRAGREFLAIPGPTTMPDEVLQAMHRPALDIYSEQMLELTDSLLADLSKLFATKGKSYIYIANGHGAWEATLSNVLSRGDKLLVLESGRFAIGWGQAAAAMGVEVEVLKGDWRRAIRPAEVEARLKQDKDHTIKAIVAVQVDTASGAYNDVEAIGKAIKSTGHPALFMVDTVASLGCMPFEMDRWGIDVAMSGSQKGLMTPPGLGFVAANDRAREVHKKANLRTPYWDWTEREGAEHYRKYAGTAPVHLLFALRKAIDMLHVEGLENAFLRHRLLAEAVRRAVAAWSEGQVLGFNIAEANERSNTVTTVTMNGFDPAALQRYCKDKCGVVLGTGIGDLSGQAFRIAHMGHVNAPMILGTLGVIEVGLNALNIPHGKGGTEAAIEYLGENVRA; encoded by the coding sequence ATGACCGTTCGCGCGGGCCGGGAGTTTCTGGCCATCCCGGGACCTACCACCATGCCCGACGAAGTGCTGCAGGCGATGCATCGCCCGGCGCTCGATATCTATTCCGAACAGATGCTGGAACTGACCGACAGCCTGCTCGCCGATCTCTCAAAACTATTCGCTACCAAGGGCAAATCCTACATCTACATCGCCAACGGCCACGGCGCATGGGAAGCGACGCTGTCCAACGTATTGTCGCGCGGCGACAAGCTGCTGGTGCTGGAAAGCGGACGCTTTGCGATCGGTTGGGGTCAGGCGGCGGCGGCGATGGGCGTCGAGGTCGAAGTGCTGAAGGGCGACTGGCGCCGCGCGATCCGTCCCGCGGAAGTCGAGGCTCGGCTGAAGCAGGACAAGGATCACACCATCAAGGCGATCGTCGCGGTGCAGGTCGATACTGCGTCCGGCGCCTATAACGACGTCGAAGCGATCGGCAAGGCGATCAAGTCTACCGGCCATCCGGCGCTGTTCATGGTCGACACCGTGGCTTCGCTGGGCTGCATGCCGTTCGAGATGGATAGATGGGGCATCGACGTCGCGATGTCCGGCTCGCAGAAGGGCCTGATGACGCCGCCGGGCCTGGGCTTCGTCGCCGCCAACGACCGCGCCCGCGAAGTGCACAAAAAGGCCAACCTGCGCACGCCCTATTGGGACTGGACCGAGCGCGAAGGAGCCGAGCACTACCGTAAATATGCCGGCACCGCGCCGGTGCATTTGCTGTTCGCGCTGCGCAAGGCGATCGACATGCTCCATGTCGAGGGACTTGAAAACGCCTTTCTGCGTCATCGCCTGCTCGCCGAGGCGGTGCGCCGCGCGGTCGCGGCGTGGTCCGAGGGCCAGGTGCTCGGCTTCAACATCGCGGAGGCCAATGAGCGCTCCAACACGGTGACGACGGTGACGATGAACGGCTTCGATCCGGCTGCGCTGCAGCGCTACTGCAAGGACAAATGCGGCGTGGTGCTCGGCACTGGAATTGGCGATCTATCCGGCCAGGCGTTTCGTATCGCCCACATGGGCCATGTGAATGCGCCGATGATTCTGGGCACGCTCGGCGTCATCGAGGTCGGCCTCAACGCGCTCAATATTCCCCACGGCAAGGGCGGAACCGAGGCCGCGATCGAATATCTCGGCGAGAACGTCAGGGCGTGA
- a CDS encoding AbrB/MazE/SpoVT family DNA-binding domain-containing protein, with the protein MQVSKWGDSLAVRLPKALVEKMGLRAGDELDIVDVAERTLIVQKEDRRKAALERLASLNWTLPSDYKFDRDEANER; encoded by the coding sequence ATGCAGGTTTCGAAATGGGGTGACAGCCTGGCCGTGCGGCTGCCCAAAGCCCTGGTCGAAAAGATGGGTCTGCGTGCCGGCGACGAACTCGACATCGTCGACGTCGCCGAGCGAACGCTGATCGTCCAGAAGGAAGACCGCCGCAAGGCTGCGCTCGAGCGTCTGGCTTCGCTCAACTGGACGCTTCCTTCCGATTACAAGTTCGATCGGGACGAGGCGAACGAGCGGTGA
- a CDS encoding efflux RND transporter periplasmic adaptor subunit — protein sequence MTYFTASAPSRRLFAAAVAGLLCLSTSPLAADDEAPPKGAAVTVLKAAKSCFANIVEVSGTIIAREETQVRPERMGLKVAEVMVDAGDSVTAGQVLARLTLPEGGQITVQAPVAGVISASTASVGAMASAKGEALFSIIARSEFDLVGMVPTRDIAKLQVNQTARIKVIGAGEVDGRVRRLSTTVEPNSQLAQVFLGVTTNRRLLVNSSGRAQIKTGQSCGVSVPLTAILYGSAGTVVQVVRRARVETRRVETGLMSAGQVEITSGLQEGDIVVARAGALLREGDPVRAVTASADTK from the coding sequence ATGACCTATTTCACTGCGTCCGCCCCGTCGCGAAGGCTGTTCGCTGCGGCGGTGGCTGGCCTGCTCTGCCTTTCTACCTCCCCCCTCGCCGCCGACGACGAAGCCCCCCCAAAGGGCGCCGCCGTCACCGTGCTCAAGGCCGCGAAATCCTGTTTCGCCAATATCGTCGAGGTCTCCGGCACCATCATTGCGCGGGAGGAGACGCAGGTGCGGCCCGAGCGGATGGGGCTGAAGGTCGCCGAGGTGATGGTGGATGCGGGCGACAGCGTTACCGCAGGTCAGGTGCTGGCGCGGCTGACCCTCCCCGAGGGCGGGCAGATCACGGTGCAGGCGCCGGTGGCGGGCGTGATCTCCGCCTCGACGGCTTCGGTCGGTGCGATGGCTTCGGCCAAGGGCGAAGCGCTGTTCTCGATCATCGCGCGCAGCGAGTTCGATCTGGTCGGCATGGTGCCGACGCGCGACATCGCCAAACTTCAGGTCAACCAGACCGCGCGGATCAAGGTGATCGGCGCCGGCGAGGTCGACGGGCGGGTGCGGCGGCTGTCGACCACGGTCGAGCCGAACAGCCAGCTCGCGCAGGTGTTCCTCGGCGTCACCACCAACCGGCGGCTATTGGTGAATTCGTCAGGCCGCGCGCAGATCAAGACCGGGCAGAGCTGCGGCGTCTCGGTGCCGCTCACCGCCATCCTCTATGGCTCCGCCGGCACCGTCGTGCAGGTGGTGCGGCGCGCACGCGTCGAAACGCGGCGGGTGGAGACCGGGCTGATGTCGGCCGGGCAGGTCGAGATCACCTCCGGGCTGCAGGAAGGCGACATCGTGGTGGCGCGCGCCGGCGCGCTGCTCCGCGAAGGCGACCCTGTGCGGGCGGTGACGGCGAGCGCGGATACGAAGTAG
- a CDS encoding caspase family protein encodes MNLGQLRISRRTVTIAVAFVGLVSLAIGAHAALNKRSLDAAKAIGSEQTGSIGTSASRVALVIGNGHYPDASAPLSQPINDARGLTAALRAKGFDVDVVEDATKDDMARAIVRLKAKIQPDTVAMLFFGGYGVQVGRESFMIPVDAAIWKEADVRRDGVSIEQVLDAMTEKGAKAKLVVVDASRRNPYERRFRSYSHGLAPISTPENALILTSATPGKVADDGKGQYSVLVTELLNNLSSQSGAASAFNKTRISVSRASDGEQVPQVSSSLLEDVRIGG; translated from the coding sequence ATGAACCTCGGTCAGCTCCGCATCTCCCGCCGCACCGTCACCATTGCCGTTGCCTTCGTAGGCCTGGTGTCGCTGGCGATCGGCGCCCATGCAGCGTTGAACAAGCGCTCGCTCGACGCCGCCAAGGCGATCGGGAGCGAACAAACCGGCTCGATCGGCACATCGGCCAGCCGCGTGGCGCTGGTGATCGGCAACGGCCACTATCCGGATGCGTCAGCGCCGCTGTCCCAGCCCATCAACGATGCCCGCGGCCTCACCGCAGCTTTGCGGGCCAAGGGTTTTGACGTCGACGTGGTCGAGGACGCCACCAAGGACGACATGGCCCGCGCCATTGTCCGCCTGAAGGCCAAGATCCAGCCGGACACCGTGGCAATGCTGTTCTTCGGCGGCTACGGTGTCCAGGTCGGCCGCGAGAGTTTCATGATCCCGGTCGATGCCGCAATCTGGAAGGAAGCCGACGTCCGCCGCGACGGCGTCTCCATCGAACAGGTGCTGGACGCGATGACCGAGAAGGGCGCCAAGGCCAAGCTCGTCGTCGTCGACGCCTCCCGCCGCAACCCCTATGAGCGCCGCTTCCGCTCCTACTCGCATGGGCTCGCCCCGATCTCCACGCCGGAAAACGCGCTGATCCTGACCTCGGCGACGCCGGGCAAGGTGGCCGATGACGGCAAGGGCCAGTACAGCGTGCTGGTGACCGAGCTGCTCAACAATTTGAGTTCGCAGTCCGGCGCGGCAAGTGCTTTCAACAAGACCCGCATCTCCGTCTCCCGCGCCTCCGACGGCGAGCAGGTGCCGCAGGTGTCGTCGTCGCTGCTGGAAGACGTCCGCATCGGCGGGTAG
- a CDS encoding ABC transporter ATP-binding protein, which produces MASVDLRGLTKRFGSLAVVDNVSLKIDHGQLVCLLGPSGCGKTTTLRLIAGFLEPSDGEIHVGERLVSSKARTLPPEQRNMSMIFQSYALWPHMTVTENIVYGLRLRKMDRDTIAKKLAAILATTKLEALAQRYPGELSGGQQQRVALARALIVEPQTLLLDEPLSNLDANLREEMRFEIRRLHDEYRYTTVYVTHDQSEAMTTADLIAVMNGGRIDQLGTPEDIYARPESEFVARFIGASNVIKGTARDANHISFAGATLQVVGAPLTAGEGAVVAIRQHDIALSAQAPASPENAIKAVVTRQVYLGAARDYMVEVADGTSLRATTPTETNVQKGSEVWLTLPPERCRALRR; this is translated from the coding sequence TTGGCGTCCGTTGATTTGCGCGGCCTGACCAAGCGATTTGGCTCGCTTGCGGTGGTCGATAACGTCTCCTTGAAAATCGACCATGGACAATTGGTCTGCCTGCTCGGCCCCTCCGGCTGCGGCAAGACCACGACGCTGCGGCTGATCGCGGGTTTCCTCGAACCTTCCGACGGCGAGATCCATGTCGGCGAGCGGCTGGTGTCTTCGAAGGCGCGCACGCTGCCGCCCGAGCAGCGCAACATGTCGATGATTTTTCAGAGCTACGCGCTGTGGCCGCACATGACGGTGACGGAAAACATCGTCTACGGCCTGCGCCTGCGCAAAATGGACCGCGACACCATCGCAAAGAAACTGGCGGCGATTCTGGCCACGACAAAACTCGAGGCGCTGGCGCAGCGCTATCCCGGCGAACTATCCGGCGGACAACAGCAACGCGTGGCACTGGCGCGCGCGCTGATCGTCGAGCCGCAGACGCTGCTGCTCGACGAGCCGCTGTCCAACCTCGACGCCAATCTGCGCGAGGAGATGCGGTTCGAGATCCGCCGCCTGCACGATGAATATCGCTACACCACCGTCTATGTCACCCACGACCAGTCCGAGGCGATGACCACGGCCGACCTGATCGCGGTAATGAACGGCGGCCGGATCGACCAGCTCGGTACGCCCGAAGACATCTATGCCCGCCCCGAGTCCGAATTCGTCGCGCGCTTCATCGGCGCCAGCAATGTCATCAAGGGCACCGCGCGCGATGCCAACCACATTTCCTTTGCTGGCGCGACGTTGCAGGTGGTCGGCGCGCCGCTCACGGCGGGTGAGGGCGCCGTGGTCGCGATCCGCCAGCACGATATCGCCCTGTCGGCGCAGGCGCCGGCTTCGCCCGAGAACGCCATCAAGGCCGTCGTGACGCGGCAGGTCTATCTGGGGGCCGCGCGCGACTACATGGTGGAAGTGGCCGACGGCACCAGTCTGCGCGCCACCACGCCGACCGAAACCAATGTGCAAAAGGGCAGCGAGGTCTGGTTGACGCTGCCGCCTGAGCGCTGCCGGGCGCTGAGGCGTTAA
- a CDS encoding thermonuclease family protein — MSLRKLLSAVLLLSLPAMAQAADITGVPKIREGDHLQIGNSRIRLGGIDAPAVDQLCLNTKSERWACGAAARDELIKRFGGKSWTCHTRAVTDRRGRTVARCEADGEDIQKWLVSNGWALAATRISRDYEADEKAAREAQAGMWQGAFIAPWDWRVRNKKTAILGAVKPPENARAILLASASGSVAPSPDCTIKGNVNRSGECIYHQPTSRWYAKIEMKISKGTRWFCSVEEAEAAGCRETRR; from the coding sequence ATGAGTTTACGGAAATTGCTGTCCGCCGTTTTGCTGCTGTCGCTCCCCGCCATGGCGCAGGCGGCAGATATCACCGGCGTCCCGAAAATCCGTGAAGGCGATCACCTCCAGATCGGCAACAGCCGCATCCGCCTGGGCGGCATCGACGCGCCGGCCGTCGATCAGCTCTGCCTCAACACCAAAAGCGAGCGCTGGGCCTGCGGCGCCGCCGCGCGCGACGAACTGATCAAACGCTTCGGGGGCAAGAGCTGGACCTGCCATACCAGGGCCGTCACCGATCGCCGCGGCCGCACGGTGGCGCGCTGCGAGGCCGACGGCGAGGACATCCAGAAATGGCTGGTGTCAAACGGCTGGGCGCTGGCGGCTACGCGTATCTCGCGCGACTATGAGGCAGATGAGAAAGCCGCGCGCGAGGCCCAGGCGGGGATGTGGCAAGGGGCGTTCATCGCGCCATGGGATTGGCGCGTCCGCAACAAGAAGACGGCGATCCTTGGCGCGGTCAAGCCGCCGGAGAACGCCAGGGCGATCCTGCTGGCGTCGGCATCCGGCTCGGTGGCGCCCTCGCCGGACTGCACCATCAAGGGCAATGTCAACCGCTCCGGCGAATGCATCTATCACCAGCCGACAAGCCGATGGTATGCGAAGATCGAGATGAAGATCTCAAAGGGCACGCGCTGGTTCTGCTCGGTCGAGGAGGCCGAAGCCGCGGGCTGCCGCGAGACGCGGCGGTAG
- a CDS encoding PIN domain-containing protein: MKAFFDTNILVYTATSDARKQRAVDCLSRGGVVSVQVLNEFVHVARRKLRHDWPQIELALGLFRASLDDVLPVTLNTHTGAVSLAREHGLPFYDALIVAAAIEAGCDTLFSEDMQHGRSIGGLAIVNPFLDSAP; the protein is encoded by the coding sequence GTGAAGGCGTTCTTCGATACCAACATTCTCGTATACACCGCGACTTCGGACGCCAGAAAACAACGGGCGGTGGATTGCCTGAGCCGCGGCGGTGTCGTCAGCGTTCAGGTGCTGAACGAGTTCGTTCACGTCGCCCGCCGCAAGCTTCGTCATGACTGGCCGCAGATCGAATTGGCGCTCGGGCTGTTCCGCGCGTCGCTCGATGACGTCTTGCCCGTCACGCTGAACACGCACACGGGCGCCGTGTCCCTCGCCCGCGAGCACGGCCTGCCGTTCTACGACGCCCTGATCGTCGCCGCCGCCATCGAGGCCGGTTGCGACACGCTGTTCAGCGAAGACATGCAGCATGGCCGCAGCATCGGCGGCCTCGCCATCGTCAATCCGTTTCTCGATAGTGCACCGTAG
- a CDS encoding winged helix-turn-helix domain-containing protein: MRFHFSNHVLDVDLRELTRGGESIAVEPQVFDLLVHLIENRDRVVTKDDLIETIWDGRIVSESTLTSRINAARRAVGDSGKDQAVIRTIARKGFRFVGDVQPKAANGRLARADAPSSPGFAGELQHRQLPALDRTAIAVLPFANLSGEPEQEYFSEGISEDIITALSKLRWFYVIARNSSFSYRGKSVHHKEIGAELGVGYVVEGSVRKDGDHVRINAQLVDVASGSQLWAERYDRNLADVFAVQDEITQAVVAAIEPQLYAAEDFRARRKTPDNMDAWDLVMRALSHYWRVTRQDNLVALALLEKAISVDPSYGQALSLLAACHTFSAHMGWQEITKVVPVAERAALAAIRADSEDAWAHYALASVYLFNRRFDDCIAEFELALRLNPNFSPARGLYGVALSYRGRWEEGDRAAREALKFSPRDPFAAIYCGVAAYCQYVGKNYAEAIRLSREALRQRTDFVGAHRVLTASLGMAGDTDAAKSALEGLRRAQPNISLAWLASGLPFEHEADKAHYLEGFGRAGLR, from the coding sequence GTGCGATTTCACTTTTCCAACCATGTACTTGATGTCGACCTGCGTGAGCTGACCCGCGGCGGCGAGAGCATCGCGGTCGAGCCGCAGGTGTTCGATCTCCTGGTTCACCTGATCGAAAACCGCGACCGCGTCGTCACCAAGGACGATCTGATCGAGACGATATGGGACGGCCGCATCGTCTCCGAATCCACGTTGACGAGCCGGATCAACGCCGCGCGCAGGGCGGTCGGCGACAGCGGCAAGGATCAAGCCGTGATCCGCACCATTGCGCGAAAGGGTTTTCGTTTCGTCGGCGACGTGCAGCCGAAAGCCGCGAACGGCAGGTTGGCGCGCGCCGATGCGCCTTCCTCGCCCGGTTTCGCCGGCGAGCTGCAGCATCGACAACTCCCGGCGCTCGATCGCACCGCGATCGCCGTGCTGCCGTTTGCCAATCTTAGCGGCGAGCCGGAGCAGGAGTATTTTTCCGAAGGCATCAGCGAGGACATCATCACCGCACTGTCGAAGCTGCGCTGGTTCTACGTGATCGCGCGGAATTCCTCGTTCAGCTACCGGGGCAAATCCGTCCACCACAAAGAGATCGGCGCGGAGCTCGGCGTCGGCTATGTCGTCGAAGGCAGCGTGCGCAAGGACGGCGACCATGTGCGCATCAACGCTCAGCTCGTCGATGTGGCGAGCGGCAGTCAGCTCTGGGCCGAGCGCTACGACCGCAATCTCGCCGATGTGTTCGCCGTGCAGGACGAAATCACCCAGGCCGTGGTCGCGGCGATCGAGCCGCAGCTCTATGCGGCTGAGGATTTCCGGGCCCGGCGCAAGACGCCTGATAATATGGACGCGTGGGATCTGGTGATGCGCGCGCTGTCGCATTACTGGCGCGTGACGCGGCAGGACAATCTGGTGGCGCTGGCGCTTCTGGAAAAGGCGATCAGCGTCGATCCTTCTTACGGCCAGGCGCTCAGCCTGCTGGCGGCCTGCCATACGTTCAGCGCCCATATGGGCTGGCAGGAAATCACCAAAGTGGTTCCGGTGGCGGAGCGGGCGGCGCTGGCGGCGATCCGGGCCGACAGCGAGGACGCGTGGGCGCATTATGCGCTCGCCAGCGTCTATCTGTTCAACCGGCGCTTCGATGATTGCATCGCCGAGTTCGAGCTTGCGCTTCGGCTCAATCCCAATTTCTCGCCCGCGCGCGGCCTCTATGGCGTTGCGCTGTCCTATCGCGGGCGCTGGGAGGAAGGCGATCGCGCCGCGCGCGAGGCGCTGAAATTCTCACCGCGCGATCCCTTTGCCGCGATCTATTGCGGCGTCGCGGCCTATTGCCAGTATGTCGGCAAAAATTACGCGGAGGCGATCCGCCTGTCGCGCGAAGCGTTGCGCCAGCGCACCGATTTTGTCGGCGCCCACCGCGTGCTGACCGCCTCCCTCGGCATGGCCGGCGACACTGACGCCGCCAAATCGGCCCTCGAAGGCCTCCGCCGCGCCCAGCCCAACATCTCGCTCGCCTGGCTCGCCAGCGGACTGCCGTTCGAACACGAGGCGGACAAGGCGCATTACCTGGAAGGGTTTGGGAGGGCGGGCCTGCGATAA